One window of Drosophila busckii strain San Diego stock center, stock number 13000-0081.31 chromosome 3L, ASM1175060v1, whole genome shotgun sequence genomic DNA carries:
- the LOC108599186 gene encoding nuclear transcription factor Y subunit alpha translates to MDNQFNSNRTVTTTNRMSTTSATNNNNNSPSSSTSTNPNASATAATVNVGNAAQPIQVIPMPMMPGGAAQIIIGQQPQTQSAAASGGLQPQLIPLQANQIMLQAQQQPQMQLMQLPDGQTIFYQAPTLTSLDPNAAAAAAVAAQPTPHYLNINGQLVQITPAGNANQATPNAGQQIIMVPQTTMAAVNAAAAANAANNVAQNNNNNVVSNVQQPQQAQVQVQVQSPAPSTVTASTSAAAAAAAAVAVSNASSADASTSTTGTNTNSDDENSKGEADEEPLYVNAKQYKRILIRRQARAKLESRIPKERCKYLHESRHRHAMNRARGEGGRFHSAQEKGDQSGGLDGVSLPMSTSGGATLSRGTARAPPKLIAPHQTPSITITAIKSE, encoded by the coding sequence ATGGATAACCAATTTAACAGTAATCGCACTGTAACGACAACCAACAGAATGAGCACCACTAGcgccaccaacaacaacaacaacagccccagcagcagcacgagcACCAATCCCAATGCAAGcgcaacagcggcaacagtcAACGTAGGCAATGCTGCGCAACCCATACAGGTTATACCAATGCCCATGATGCCGGGCGGCGCTGCACAGATTATAATTGGCCAACAACCACAAACGCAGTCGGCCGCAGCGTCTGGTGGACTACAGCCACAGCTTATACCATTGCAAGCCAATCAGATTATGCTGCAGGcccaacagcaaccacaaatGCAGCTAATGCAGTTACCCGATGgccaaacaatattttatcaaGCGCCCACCTTAACTTCGCTTGATCCcaacgcagctgcagcggcagcagttgctgcccAGCCCACTCCAcattacttaaatataaacgGCCAATTAGTGCAAATAACACCAGCAGGCAATGCTAATCAAGCGACTCCCAACGCCGGACAGCAAATTATAATGGTGCCGCAAACAACGATGGCAGCGgtcaatgcagcagctgccgccaaTGCAGCCAACAATGTGGcgcagaacaacaacaacaatgttgtgAGCAATGTCCAACAGCCGCAACAGGCGCAGGTACAAGTCCAAGTGCAATCTCCAGCACCTAGCACAGTGACGGCTTCTAcaagcgctgccgctgcagctgctgctgctgttgctgtaagCAATGCCAGCAGCGCCGATGCCAGCACCAGCACAACGGGTACAAATACCAACAGCGATGACGAAAACTCCAAGGGTGAGGCGGATGAAGAGCCACTGTATGTGAATGCCAAGCAATACAAGCGCATATTGATACGTAGGCAGGCGCGCGCTAAGCTGGAGTCCCGCATACCAAAAGAAcgctgtaaatatttgcacgaATCTCGTCATCGCCATGCGATGAATCGAGCGCGAGGCGAGGGTGGACGCTTTCATTCTGCTCAGGAGAAGGGAGACCAGTCTGGTGGCTTGGATGGCGTTAGTCTGCCTATGTCAACGAGTGGTGGCGCTACACTAAGTCGTGGCACTGCACGTGCCCCTCCCAAGCTAATAGCACCACACCAAACCCCAAGCATTACCATCACAGCCATTAAGTCGGAATGA
- the LOC108599183 gene encoding bifunctional coenzyme A synthase isoform X1 — MASTGLLVVSNIKQLGKSLKSIEKYVSSLYIHLNVNASSASITPPSWGRLISQLYADSHGYLGNKVDLRVLVSPLKKDNNVSPLQLLKPVDLIFSDAHHPELCDSLRSTLNISKPTIFLDETKASGCLQLPTECVQAPSLQVYPTVVLGGTFDRIHLGHKIFLTQAVLRACRRLVVGVTTAAMTKSKTLPELILPVEQRIALLHEFLADIDSTLQYDIVPIDDPFGPTQHDPEMDLIVVSAETLRGGQKVNELRAAKQLRQLDIFAIDIVESNVQDGIHESKVSSSNTRIDLLGTRWRQPQQANSKMPMRPYIIGLTGGICSGKSKMAQRLGDMGAHVIDCDKVAHDVYEPGQACYTKIVEHFGKEILSTNGRIDRSKLGPRVFGNPTELHILNGIVWPELMLEVQRRLAKLRTAAVVPKVVVLEAAVLLRAGWETNCHEVWSMIVPEEEAVKRIMERNSLSEQEARNRVASQVANADIVAKSHVIFSSQWDYDFTQKQADRAWQMLNKELESKELQSSL, encoded by the exons ATGGCATCCACTGGACTGCTGGTCGTGTccaatattaaacaattgggAAAATCGCTAAAGAGCATTGAGAAATATGTCAGCTCGTTGTACATTCATTTGAACGTAAATGCATCTTCAGCGTCTATAACGCCACCAAGTTGGGGTCGTCTTATATCACAACTATACGCCGACAGCCATGGATATTTAGGTAACAAAGTAGATCTACGTGTACTGGTATCGCCGTTGAAGAAGGACAACAATGTCAGCCCGCTACAGCTTTTAAAGCCTGTGGATCTAATATTTTCGGACGCACATCATCCAGAGCTTTGTGACAGTCTGCGCAGCACACTAAACATAAGCAAGCCCACAATATTCTTAGATGAAACAAAGGCCTCTGGATGCTTGCAACTGCCCACAGAGTGTGTACAGGCTCCCAGTCTACAGGTTTATCCAACAGTTGTGCTAGGAGGCACATTCGATCGCATACATCTTGGCCATAAGATTTTTCTAACGCAAGCTGTGCTGCGTGCCTGCAGGCGTCTGGTCGTGGGCGTGACTACGGCTGCTATGACGAAAA GCAAGACATTGCCAGAACTGATATTACCTGTGGAGCAGCGCATTGCGCTGTTGCATGAGTTTCTCGCGGATATTGACAGCACATTGCAATATGATATAGTTCCCATTGACGATCCATTTGGGCCGACACAACATGATCCTGAAATGGATTTGATTGTTGTGAGCGCCGAAACGCTACGTGGCGGTCAGAAAGTAAATGAGCTAAGAGCGGCTAAGCAGCTGCGTCAGCttgatatttttgcaattgatatTGTAGAGAGCAATGTACAAGATGGTATACACGAGTCGAAGGTGAGCTCCAGCAATACTCGTATTGATTTGCTCGGCACACGTTGGCGACAGCCGCAG CAGGCTAATTCCAAGATGCCCATGCGGCCGTATATTATTGGACTGACCGGTGGCATATGTTCGGGCAAAAGCAAGATGGCACAGCGCCTGGGCGATATGGGGGCTCATGTAATTGATTGCGATAAAGTAGCGCATGATGTCTACGAACCGGGTCAGGCATGctatacaaaaattgttgagcaTTTCGGCAAAGAAATTCTGTCAACGAATGGTCGTATAGATCGTAGCAAGTTGGGACCACGTGTATTTGGCAATCCAACAGAGCTGCACATTCTTAACGGTATTGTTTGGCCAGAGCTCATGCTTGAGGTGCAGCGAAGATTGGCTAAATTACGCACGGCAGCCGTGGTGCCAAAGGTGGTGGTACTAGAGGCTGCTGTGCTATTGCGAGCGGGTTGGGAAACTAATTGCCATGAAGTTTGGTCAATGATAGTGCCAGAGGAGGAAGCTGTTAAACGCATAATGGAACGCAATAGTCTAAGTGAGCAGGAGGCACGCAATCGGGTGGCTAGCCAAGTTGCCAACGCTGATATTGTGGCTAAGTCGCATGTGATCTTCAGCTCACAATGGGACTATGACTTTACGCAAAAACAGGCTGATCGTGCCTGGCAAATGCTGAACAAGGAACTGGAAAGTAAAGAACTGCAGAGCAGCctgtaa
- the LOC108599183 gene encoding bifunctional coenzyme A synthase isoform X2: protein MASTGLLVVSNIKQLGKSLKSIEKYVSSLYIHLNVNASSASITPPSWGRLISQLYADSHGYLGNKVDLRVLVSPLKKDNNVSPLQLLKPVDLIFSDAHHPELCDSLRSTLNISKPTIFLDETKASGCLQLPTECVQAPSLQVYPTVVLGGTFDRIHLGHKIFLTQAVLRACRRLVVGVTTAAMTKSKTLPELILPVEQRIALLHEFLADIDSTLQYDIVPIDDPFGPTQHDPEMDLIVVSAETLRGGQKVNELRAAKQLRQLDIFAIDIVESNVQDGIHESKVSSSNTRIDLLGTRWRQPQANSKMPMRPYIIGLTGGICSGKSKMAQRLGDMGAHVIDCDKVAHDVYEPGQACYTKIVEHFGKEILSTNGRIDRSKLGPRVFGNPTELHILNGIVWPELMLEVQRRLAKLRTAAVVPKVVVLEAAVLLRAGWETNCHEVWSMIVPEEEAVKRIMERNSLSEQEARNRVASQVANADIVAKSHVIFSSQWDYDFTQKQADRAWQMLNKELESKELQSSL, encoded by the exons ATGGCATCCACTGGACTGCTGGTCGTGTccaatattaaacaattgggAAAATCGCTAAAGAGCATTGAGAAATATGTCAGCTCGTTGTACATTCATTTGAACGTAAATGCATCTTCAGCGTCTATAACGCCACCAAGTTGGGGTCGTCTTATATCACAACTATACGCCGACAGCCATGGATATTTAGGTAACAAAGTAGATCTACGTGTACTGGTATCGCCGTTGAAGAAGGACAACAATGTCAGCCCGCTACAGCTTTTAAAGCCTGTGGATCTAATATTTTCGGACGCACATCATCCAGAGCTTTGTGACAGTCTGCGCAGCACACTAAACATAAGCAAGCCCACAATATTCTTAGATGAAACAAAGGCCTCTGGATGCTTGCAACTGCCCACAGAGTGTGTACAGGCTCCCAGTCTACAGGTTTATCCAACAGTTGTGCTAGGAGGCACATTCGATCGCATACATCTTGGCCATAAGATTTTTCTAACGCAAGCTGTGCTGCGTGCCTGCAGGCGTCTGGTCGTGGGCGTGACTACGGCTGCTATGACGAAAA GCAAGACATTGCCAGAACTGATATTACCTGTGGAGCAGCGCATTGCGCTGTTGCATGAGTTTCTCGCGGATATTGACAGCACATTGCAATATGATATAGTTCCCATTGACGATCCATTTGGGCCGACACAACATGATCCTGAAATGGATTTGATTGTTGTGAGCGCCGAAACGCTACGTGGCGGTCAGAAAGTAAATGAGCTAAGAGCGGCTAAGCAGCTGCGTCAGCttgatatttttgcaattgatatTGTAGAGAGCAATGTACAAGATGGTATACACGAGTCGAAGGTGAGCTCCAGCAATACTCGTATTGATTTGCTCGGCACACGTTGGCGACAGCCGCAG GCTAATTCCAAGATGCCCATGCGGCCGTATATTATTGGACTGACCGGTGGCATATGTTCGGGCAAAAGCAAGATGGCACAGCGCCTGGGCGATATGGGGGCTCATGTAATTGATTGCGATAAAGTAGCGCATGATGTCTACGAACCGGGTCAGGCATGctatacaaaaattgttgagcaTTTCGGCAAAGAAATTCTGTCAACGAATGGTCGTATAGATCGTAGCAAGTTGGGACCACGTGTATTTGGCAATCCAACAGAGCTGCACATTCTTAACGGTATTGTTTGGCCAGAGCTCATGCTTGAGGTGCAGCGAAGATTGGCTAAATTACGCACGGCAGCCGTGGTGCCAAAGGTGGTGGTACTAGAGGCTGCTGTGCTATTGCGAGCGGGTTGGGAAACTAATTGCCATGAAGTTTGGTCAATGATAGTGCCAGAGGAGGAAGCTGTTAAACGCATAATGGAACGCAATAGTCTAAGTGAGCAGGAGGCACGCAATCGGGTGGCTAGCCAAGTTGCCAACGCTGATATTGTGGCTAAGTCGCATGTGATCTTCAGCTCACAATGGGACTATGACTTTACGCAAAAACAGGCTGATCGTGCCTGGCAAATGCTGAACAAGGAACTGGAAAGTAAAGAACTGCAGAGCAGCctgtaa
- the LOC108599188 gene encoding thioredoxin-like protein 1: protein MSVRVINDESHFQAELAQAGVRLVVVDFTATWCGPCQRIAPVFETFPNKYPSAIFLKVDVDKCQDTAAGQGVSAMPTFIFYRNRTKIDRIQGADVTGLETKIQEHVGSGGSEEAGEDYGQGLMELNTFISRQECECLNEADDHNLKHALASTGGFLQSDCDEQLIMSITFNQAVKIHSLKFKAPPQLGPKDVKLFINQPRTIDFDMAESMSSVQDISLAEKELENGQPVNLRYVKFQNVQNIQIYVKNNQSGGETTQIDYLGFIGSPIITTKMTDFKRVSGKKGESH from the exons atgtcGGTCCGAGTTATAAATGATGAATCGCACTTCCAGGCAGAGCTGGCGCAAGCTGGCGTGCGTCTGGTGGTCGTGGATTTCACTGCGACCTGGTGTGGCCCATGTCAAAGGATTGCTCCGGTCTTCGAAACTTTTCCCAATAAATACCCGagcgcaatatttttaaaggtTGACGTGGACAAATGCCAGGATACAGCTGCAGGACAGGGTGTCTCTGCGATGCCtactttcattttttatagaaaCAGGACAAAAATTGATCGCATTCAAGGTGCTGATGTGACAGGCCTGGAGACAAAAATTCAGGAGCACGTTGGATCTGGCGGCTCGGAGGAGGCTGGCGAGGATTATGGACAGGGCCTG ATGGAGCTCAACACTTTCATATCCAGACAGGAGTGTGAGTGCCTGAATGAAGCGGATGACCACAATTTGAAGCACGCGCTAGCATCGACTGGTGGTTTCCTGCAGTCGGACTGTGACGAGCAGCTTATTATGTCCATTACTTTCAACCAGGCCGTAAAGATACATTCGTTAAAGTTCAAGGCTCCCCCACAGTTGGGTCCTAAGGATGTAAAGCTGTTCATTAATCAGCCACGCACCATTGACTTTGATATGGCAGAATCTATGAGCAGTGTGCAGGACATATC tttggCAGAGAAAGAATTAGAAAATGGACAACCCGTTAATTTGCGTTATGTGAAATTCCAAAACGTacaaaacatacaaatttatgtaaaaaacaaTCAGTCTGGTGGCGAAACCACTCAGATCGACTATCTTGGATTTATAGGGTCACCCATCATAACCACCAAAATGACCGATTTCAAGCGTGTGTCTGGCAAGAAGGGCGAAAGTCATTAA
- the LOC108599180 gene encoding calcium homeostasis endoplasmic reticulum protein isoform X2 yields the protein MDVQPPRDASLRNIIDKLAEFVARNGPEFEAITKQKQQNNPKFEFLYGGEFASYYQYRVASEQAMLKQQASGIPPGAHYMQTPPIPMQSQQTHVHYAPPNQHTQQQPPQVPPNMHDNTQDILPQQAHHMWAPNANTVGGPPTGNAQASTNGTALAISLSAQLDTIKMQQSTLRDQIKQSDANLAAQHTALMTQKTKQIDDAIAAAHSTQLELLANDQCIVLRDFDAVLQPIIESCTKDSISAGLWSMVQRFSKSCILYI from the exons atggaCGTGCAGCCGCCAAGAG ACGCAAGTTTACGCAATATAATAGACAAATTGGCTGAGTTTGTCGCACGTAATGGGCCGGAGTTTGAAGCAATTaccaaacaaaagcagcaaaacaatcCAAAGTTTGAGTTTCTTTATGGCGGCGAGTTTGCCAGTTATTACCAGTACCGTGTGGCATCAGAGCAAGCAA TGCTAAAACAACAAGCCAGCGGCATACCCCCAGGTGCTCATTACATGCAAACACCGCCAATCCCAATGCAATCACAACAAACTCACGTTCATTACGCGCCGCCAAATCAgcatacgcagcagcagccgccacaaGTGCCACCTAATATGCATGACAATACACAAGACATACTGCCTCAACAAGCGCATCATATGTGGgcgccaaatgcaaatacagTCGGCGGGCCACCAACAGGAAACGCTCAAGCGTCGACAAATGGCACAGCGTTGGCCATAAGCCTTAGTGCACAGTTGGACactattaaaatgcaacaaagcaCCTTGCGGGACCAAATCAAACAGTCGGATGCTAATCTTGCCGCACAACATAcg GCGCTGATGACGCAAAAGACAAAGCAGATCGACGATGCGATTGCAGCGGCACATTCAACGCAGCTGGAGCTATTGGCCAATGATCAGTGCATTGTATTGCGGGATTTTGATGCCGTACTTCAACCGATCATTGAGTCGTGCACCAAGGATAGTATATCAGCag ggCTTTGGTCAATGGTTCAACGTTTCAGCAAAAGTTGCatcttatatatttag